A window from Pseudomonas sp. Tri1 encodes these proteins:
- a CDS encoding DUF6124 family protein, with translation MTKPTPNPPEKDHTSRSQSANAKKLDDAATRALDYYLKPKADKETGYTPDTLFVIAPNIDAECLLANLSETLASANAMVSDLAFDMEGSRRHIALGVQQMIELSQLLANRALDVVEVR, from the coding sequence ATGACCAAACCAACTCCGAATCCCCCTGAAAAAGACCATACATCCCGCAGCCAATCGGCCAACGCCAAGAAACTCGACGACGCGGCCACTCGTGCCCTGGACTATTACCTCAAACCCAAAGCCGACAAAGAAACTGGCTACACACCCGACACCCTTTTCGTCATCGCCCCTAACATCGACGCCGAATGCCTGCTCGCCAACCTCAGCGAAACCCTGGCCTCGGCCAACGCCATGGTCAGTGATCTGGCGTTCGATATGGAGGGCTCGCGACGGCATATCGCGCTAGGGGTCCAGCAAATGATCGAGCTGAGCCAGTTGCTGGCGAATCGAGCATTGGATGTGGTTGAGGTGAGGTAA